The Vitis riparia cultivar Riparia Gloire de Montpellier isolate 1030 chromosome 3, EGFV_Vit.rip_1.0, whole genome shotgun sequence genome includes a region encoding these proteins:
- the LOC117911091 gene encoding alanine--tRNA ligase, chloroplastic/mitochondrial translates to MEGLKLGHTLQNSHGLNLLVQIPNSSLVSRPSFPIQPKCNLALSTGCRVYAGSIIRKLALISPSGLPCGHSNLKQTREVRFTTRSTSASTQPMTEELVEDKSKDLPTSGDSIRRRFLDFYASRGHKVLPSSSLVPDDPTVLLTIAGMLQFKPIFLGKIPRQVPRATTAQRCIRTNDVENVGKTSRHHTFFEMLGNFSFGDYFKKEAIKWAWELSTIEYGLPADRLWISVYEDDDEAFAIWTKEVGVPVERIKRMGAEDNFWTSGVTGPCGPCSEIYYDFHPERGYSDVDLGDDTRFIEFYNLVFMQYNKKDDGSLEPLKQMNIDTGLGLERMARILQKVPNNYETDLIYPIIEKASELANVSYALADDHAKMNLKVIGDHLRAIVYLISDGVVPSNIGRGYVARRLIRRALRTGRLLGIKGDGRGNPEGAFLPTIAEKVIELSSQIDPDVKSRAPRILEELKREELRFVQTLERGEKLLDEMLANALLNSNENGNGPILSGKDVFLLYDTYGFPVEITTEAAEERGVGIDMNGFEIEMENQRRQSQAAHNAVKLAVGNSADLTENISDTEFLGYETLSTKAVIEGLLVNGNPAIQVSEGSDVEIFLNRTPFYAESGGQIGDHGFLYVSEDRNQKNAVVEIKDVQKSLGNIFVHKGTIKEGVVEVGKEVEAAVDANLRQRAKIHHTATHLLQAALKKVIGDETSQAGSLVAFDRLRFDFNFHRPLQEKELVEIEELINGWIGDATLLQTKVMPLADAKRAGAIAMFGEKYGEQVRVVEVPGVSMELCGGTHVSNTCEIRGFKIISEQGIASGIRRIEAVAGDAFIEYVNARDNHMRQLCSTLKVKAEEVTTRVEALLEELRMTRNEVSAVRAKAAVYKASVMAGNAFPVGTSKKIRVLVESMDDIDADSLKSAAEYLIDTLQDPAAVILGSCPSEEKVSLVAAFTPGVVDLGIQAGKFIGPIAKLCGGGGGGRPNFAQAGGRKPENLSGALEKAREELVAILSEKAS, encoded by the exons ATGGAAGGCTTGAAGCTCGGACACACTCTGCAGAATAGCCATGGCTTGAACCTTCTTGTCCAAATTCCAAATTCAAGCTTAGTTTCCAGACCATCTTTCCCAATTCAACCCAAATGCAACCTGGCTCTTTCCACAG GTTGCCGGGTTTATGCTGGCTCTATAATCAGAAAACTAGCCCTCATTTCTCCCAGTGGTTTGCCCTGTGGACATTCCAATCTGAAGCAAACAAGGGAAGTACGATTTACCACAAGAAGCACATCAG CATCAACACAGCCTATGACTGAGGAACTGGTAGAGGACAAGTCCAAGGATCTCCCAACAAGTGGTGATTCTATACGGCGCCGATTTCTCGATTTCTATGCTTCTCGTGGGCACAAGGTTCTTCCAAGTTCTTCTCTTGTGCCAGATGATCCCACAGTTCTACTGACAATTGCAGGAATGCTTCAATTCAAGCCTATATTCCTTGGAAAG ATTCCCAGACAAGTACCTCGTGCTACAACTGCTCAAAGGTGCATACGTACCAATGATGTGGAGAACGTAGGTAAAACATCTCGACaccatactttctttgagatgCTTGGGAACTTCAGCTTTGGAGATTACTTCAAGAAGGAAGCAATTAAATGGGCATGGGAGCTTTCAACAATAGA GTATGGGTTGCCAGCTGACAGATTATGGATTAGTGTttatgaagatgatgatgaagctTTTGCAATATGGACCAAAGAG GTGGGTGTTCCTGTGGAGCGCATAAAGAGGATGGGTGCTGAGGACAACTTCTGGACCAGTGGAGTGACTGGTCCCTGTGGTCCATGCTCTGAGATTTATTACGATTTCCATCCTGAGCGGGGATATTCGGATGTT GATCTAGGTGATGACACTAGGTTTATAGAGTTTTACAACCTGGTTTTCATGCAATACAACAAAAAAGATGATGGATCACTGGAACCCCTCAAACAGATGAATATAGATACTGGGCTTGGCCTAGAGCGTATGGCTCGCATCCTTCAGAAG GTTCCAAACAATTATGAGACTGACTTAATTTATCCTATCATAGAGAAAGCCTCAGAATTGGCAAATGTCTCGTATGCTCTTGCTGATGATCATGCAAAAATGAACCTTAAG GTTATTGGAGATCATTTGCGTGCAATTGTTTATCTCATATCAGATGGCGTTGTTCCATCAAATATTGGAAGAGGTTATGTGGCTCGGCGGCTTATCAGAAGAGCTCTTCGAACTGGAAGGTTACTTGGTATAAAGGGAGATGGTAGGGGGAACCCTGAAGGGGCATTTTTACCAACCATTGCAGAAAAAGTAATAGAGTTAAGTAGCCAAATAGATCCCGATGTAAAGAGTAGAGCACCTCGCATTCTTGAGGAGTTGAAAAGGGAGGAGTTGCGTTTTGTACAGACACTAGAGAGAGGAGAAAAGTTGCTTGATGAAATGCTGGCTAATGCATTATTAAATTCTAATGAAAATGGAAACGGGCCTATTTTGTCAGGAAAAGATGTATTTCTTTTGTATGACACTTATGGATTTCCAGTGGAGATAACAACAGAAGCTGCTGAAGAACGTGGGGTTGGTATAGATATGAatggttttgaaattgaaatggaGAACCAAAGGCGGCAATCTCAGGCTGCGCATAATGCTGTTAAACTGGCAGTTGGAAATAGTGCAGATCTTACTGAAAATATTTCTGACACTGAATTTCTAGGATATGAAACCCTCTCTACCAAAGCAGTAATTGAAGGCCTCTTGGTGAATGGGAACCCAGCAATCCAAGTTTCCGAAGGAAGTGATGTAGAAATTTTTCTGAATAGGACACCCTTTTATGCTGAATCAGGTGGTCAAATTGGAGATCATGGTTTCTTATATGTAAGTGAAGATAGAAACCAAAAAAATGCTGTTGTTGAGATAAAAGATGTCCAGAAATCTCTGGGTAACATATTTGTTCATAAGGGCACTATCAAGGAAGGAGTTGTAGAGGTTGGCAAAGAAGTAGAAGCTGCAGTAGATGCAAACCTGAGGCAACGGGCTAAG ATTCATCATACAGCTACTCATTTGCTACAAGCTGCACTTAAAAAAGTTATAGGTGATGAAACATCACAAGCTGGTTCACTGGTGGCTTTCGATCGTCTCAGGTTTGACTTTAACTTCCACCGACCACTTCAGGAGAAGGAGCTCGTGGAAATTGAAGAATTGATCAATGGATGGATTGGGGATGCAACACTGCTCCAGACTAAAGTGATGCCTCTAGCTGATGCAAAAAGAGCTGGAGCTATTGCAATGTTTGGAGAAAAATATGGTGAACAG GTACGTGTTGTAGAGGTTCCAGGTGTATCCATGGAGCTATGTGGTGGGACCCATGTCAGCAATACTTGTGAAATACGCGGCTTCAAAATAATCTCAGAACAGGGTATTGCGTCTGGGATCAGGCGTATTGAAGCTGTTGCTGGGGATGCTTTCATCGAATATGTCAATGCTAGAGATAATCACATGAGACAACTATGCTCCACTCTGAAA GTGAAAGCTGAAGAAGTGACTACTAGGGTAGAAGCTCTCTTGGAGGAGTTACGGATGACAAGAAATGAAGTTTCTGCTGTTCGTGCAAAAGCAGCAGTATACAAAGCATCAGTTATGGCAGGCAATGCATTCCCAGTGGGGACTTCAAAAAAAATCAG GGTACTAGTTGAGAGTATGGATGATATTGATGCGGATTCACTAAAGAGTGCGGCTGAATACCTCATTGATACGCTACAAGATCCTGCAGCTGTCATTTTGGGCTCATGTCCTAGTGAAGAGAAGGTAAGTTTGGTTGCAGCATTTACCCCAGGGGTTGTTGATCTAGGAATTCAGGCAGGGAAGTTTATAGGGCCCATAGCTAAGTTGTGtggtggaggaggaggtggCAGACCTAATTTTGCTCAGGCAGGTGGAAGGAAGCCTGAGAATTTGTCAGGTGCTCTAGAAAAAGCTCGAGAAGAGCTTGTTGCCATTCTATCTGAAAAAGCAAGCTGA
- the LOC117911833 gene encoding auxin-responsive protein SAUR64-like codes for MISPKKLIRMARKWQKVAALGRKRISLERINRGVDADSCSTSLVADKGHFVVYSSDRRRFVIPLAYLNSEIFRELFQMSEEEFGIQSAGPIILPCDSVFLDYVISFIQRGIAKDLERALIMSIASSNCSSSSYFPQEQNNEQLLLCAF; via the coding sequence ATGATCAGTCCCAAGAAACTCATTAGAATGGCAAGGAAGTGGCAGAAGGTAGCTGCCCTTGGTAGGAAAAGGATCTCATTGGAAAGAATCAATAGGGGTGTGGATGCAGACAGCTGCAGCACATCATTGGTGGCCGATAAAGGCCATTTTGTTGTTTACAGCTCTGACAGAAGACGCTTTGTGATTCCCTTGGCATATCTTAACAGTGAAATCTTCAGAGAGCTTTTCCAAATGTCTGAGGAGGAGTTCGGAATACAAAGTGCAGGCCCCATCATACTGCCATGTGATTCAGTCTTTTTGGACTATGTGATCTCATTCATCCAACGCGGTATTGCAAAAGATTTGGAGAGAGCTTTGATCATGTCTATAGCTTCCAGTAACTGCTCATCCTCTTCATACTTCCCTCAAGAACAGAACAATGAGCAATTACTATTGTGTGCCTTCTGA
- the LOC117911589 gene encoding auxin-responsive protein SAUR67-like produces the protein MVRNWQKVAAIGRKRISLQRTNRDVDADCCSTSSVADKGHFVVYSSDRRRFMIPLMYLNTEIFRELLQMSEEFGIQSDGPIILPCDSVFMDYIISFIQHGVAKDLERALIMSIAFRNCSSSSHFLQEQKYNKQALLCAY, from the coding sequence ATGGTAAGGAATTGGCAGAAGGTAGCTGCAATTGGGAGGAAAAGGATCTCCTTGCAAAGGACCAACAGAGATGTGGATGCTGACTGTTGTAGTACATCATCAGTGGCTGATAAGGGGCACTTTGTTGTTTACAGTTCTGATAGGAGACGCTTCATGATTCCCTTGATGTATCTCAATACTGAAATCTTCAGAGAGCTTTTGCAAATGTCTGAGGAGTTTGGGATACAAAGTGATGGCCCCATCATACTGCCATGTGATTCAGTCTTCATGGACTACATAATCTCGTTTATTCAACATGGTGTTGCAAAAGACTTGGAGAGAGCCTTGATTATGTCTATAGCTTTCAGAAACTGTTCATCTTCTTCACACTTCCTTCAAGAACAAAAGTACAATAAACAAGCACTACTATGTGCCTACTGA
- the LOC117911758 gene encoding auxin-responsive protein SAUR67-like: MISPKKLIRMARKWQKVAALGRKRISLGRINTGVDADSCSTSSVANKGHFVVYSSDRRRFVIPLAYLNSEIFRELFQMSEEEFGIQSDGPIILPCDSVFMDYVISFIQRGIGKDLERALIMSMASSNCSSSSYFHQEQNNERLLLCVF, translated from the coding sequence ATGATCAGTCCCAAGAAGCTCATTAGAATGGCAAGGAAGTGGCAGAAGGTAGCTGCCCTTGGTAGGAAAAGGATCTCACTGGGAAGAATCAATACGGGTGTGGATGCAGACAGCTGCAGCACATCATCAGTGGCTAATAAAGGCCATTTTGTTGTTTACAGCTCTGACAGAAGACGCTTTGTGATACCCTTGGCTTATCTTAACAGTGAAATCTTCAGAGAGCTTTTCCAAATGTCTGAGGAGGAGTTTGGGATACAAAGTGATGGCCCCATCATACTGCCATGTGATTCAGTCTTTATGGACTATGTGATCTCATTCATCCAACGTGGTATTGGAAAAGATTTGGAGAGAGCTTTGATCATGTCTATGGCTTCCAGTAACTGCTCATCCTCTTCATACTTCCATCAAGAGCAGAACAATGAGAGATTACTATTATGTGTCTTCTGA
- the LOC117911785 gene encoding auxin-responsive protein SAUR68-like yields the protein MINSKKLIKMARKWQKVAAIGRKRISLPRTNRDLDADCCSKSSVADKGHFVVYSSDRKRFVIPLVHLNTEIFRELLQMSEEEFGIQSDGPIILPCDSFFMDYIISFIQRGVAKDLERALVMSIAFSNCSSSSHFLHEQKCNKQALLCAY from the coding sequence ATGATCAATTCCAAGAAGCTCATCAAAATGGCAAGGAAGTGGCAGAAGGTAGCTGCAATTGGGAGGAAAAGGATCTCCTTGCCAAGGACCAACAGAGATTTGGATGCTGACTGTTGTAGTAAATCATCAGTGGCTGATAAGGGGCACTTTGTTGTTTACAGTTCTGATAGGAAACGCTTTGTGATTCCCTTGGTGCATCTCAACACTGAAATCTTCAGAGAGCTTTTGCAAATGTCTGAGGAGGAGTTTGGGATACAAAGTGATGGCCCCATCATACTGCCATGTGATTCATTCTTCATGGACTACATAATCTCATTTATTCAACGTGGTGTTGCAAAAGATTTGGAGAGAGCCTTGGTTATGTCTATAGCTTTCAGCAACTGTTCATCTTCTTCACACTTCCTTCATGAACAGAAGTGTAATAAACAAGCACTACTATGTGCCTACTGA
- the LOC117911742 gene encoding auxin-responsive protein SAUR68-like yields MINPKKLITMARKWQKIAAMKRKRISLPRTDEVLDADGCSTSAVADKGHFVVYSSDKRRFVIPLVYLNNEIFRELLQMSEEEFGIQSEGPIILPCDSVFMDYVISFIQHGVAKDLERALIMSIASSSCSASSHILQGYNNEQMLLCAF; encoded by the coding sequence atgatcaatcccaagaaacTCATCACGATGGCAAGGAAGTGGCAGAAGATAGCTGCCATGAAGAGGAAGAGAATCTCTCTACCAAGAACAGATGAGGTTTTGGATGCTGATGGTTGTAGTACATCCGCAGTGGCAGATAAAGGCCATTTTGTTGTTTACAGTTCTGATAAGAGACGCTTTGTGATTCCGTTGGTGTATCTCAACAATGAAATCTTCAGAGAGCTTTTGCAAATGTCTGAGGAGGAGTTTGGAATACAAAGTGAAGGCCCCATCATATTGCCATGTGATTCAGTCTTCATGGACTATGTAATCTCATTCATCCAACATGGTGTAGCAAAAGATTTGGAGAGAGCTTTGATTATGTCTATAGCTTCCAGTAGCTGTTCTGCTTCTTCACACATCCTTCAAGGATACAACAATGAACAAATGCTCCTATGTGCTTTCTGA
- the LOC117911590 gene encoding auxin-responsive protein SAUR68-like, producing MYCVAVLLTLHAVPSEPLLKGPSLSMQHMVLHPTDPNTEKDSMISPKNLIRMARKWQKVAALGRKRISLQRFNRGVDADSCGTSSVADKGHFVVYSSDRRRFMIPLVYLNNEIFRELFQMSEEEFGIQSDGPIILPCDSVFMDYVISFIQRGIGKDLERALIMSMASSNSSSSSYFHQEHNNERLLLCVF from the exons ATGTACTGTGTGGCTGTGCTTTTGACTCTTCATGCAGTACCTTCAGAGCCACTTCTTAAAGGTCCCTCCTTGTCCATGCAGCACATGGTTTTGCACCCAACTGACCCTAACACAGAGAAG GACAGCATGATCAGTCCAAAAAATCTCATCAGAATGGCAAGGAAGTGGCAGAAGGTGGCTGCCCTTGGAAGGAAAAGGATCTCATTACAAAGATTCAATAGGGGGGTGGATGCAGACAGCTGTGGCACATCATCAGTGGCTGATAAGGGCCATTTTGTTGTTTACAGTTCTGATAGACGACGTTTTATGATTCCTTTGGTGTATCTTAACAATGAAATTTTTAGAGAGCTTTTCCAAATGTCTGAGGAGGAGTTTGGAATACAAAGTGATGGCCCCATCATATTGCCATGTGATTCAGTCTTTATGGACTATGTGATCTCATTCATCCAACGTGGTATTGGAAAAGATTTGGAGAGAGCTTTGATCATGTCTATGGCTTCCAGTAACTCCTCATCCTCTTCATACTTCCATCAAGAGCATAACAATGAGCGATTACTATTATGTGTCTTCTGA
- the LOC117911827 gene encoding auxin-responsive protein SAUR67-like, protein MINPKKLIKMARKWQKMAAMRRKRISLPRTDEVLDADSCSTSSVADKGHFVVCSADKKRFVIPLVYLNNEIFRGLLQVSEEEFGIQITGPIILPCDSVFMDYMISIIQRGVAKDLERALILSIDSSYCSSSSYFHQEQNNEQLLLCAC, encoded by the coding sequence atgatcaatcccaagaaacTTATCAAGATGGCAAGGAAGTGGCAGAAGATGGCTGCTATGAGGAGGAAGAGAATCTCTCTACCAAGAACAGATGAGGTTTTGGATGCTGATAGTTGTAGTACATCATCAGTGGCAGATAAGGGCCATTTTGTTGTTTGCAGTGCTGACAAGAAACGCTTTGTGATTCCATTAGTGTATCTCAACAATGAAATCTTCAGAGGGCTTTTGCAAGTGTCTGAGGAGGAGTTTGGGATACAAATTACAGGCCCCATCATATTACCATGTGATTCAGTCTTTATGGACTATATGATCTCAATCATCCAACGTGGTGTTGCAAAAGATTTGGAGAGGGCCTTGATCTTATCTATAGATTCCAGTTACTGCTCATCCTCCTCATACTTCCATCAAGAACAGAACAATGAGCAATTACTATTATGTGCATGCTGA
- the LOC117911917 gene encoding auxin-responsive protein SAUR67-like, with protein sequence MARKWQRIAALGRKTISSPRTKVDVDADNCSTSVADKGHFVVYTTDKRRFMIPLAYLSNNILRELFKMAEEEFGLQSNGPITLLCDSVFMEYILPLIQRGVAKDVEKALLFSLATSCCSLLPSHQEHMSQQLLVCSY encoded by the coding sequence ATGGCAAGGAAGTGGCAGAGGATAGCAGCCCTTGGGAGGAAAACAATTTCTTCACCAAGAACCAAAGTTGACGTTGATGCAGACAATTGTAGCACATCAGTGGCTGACAAAGGCCATTTTGTTGTGTATACCACTGATAAGAGGCGGTTTATGATTCCCTTGGCGTATCTCAGCAATAATATCTTAAGAGAGCTCTTCAAGATGGCTGAGGAGGAGTTTGGACTGCAAAGCAATGGGCCTATAACTCTGCTTTGTGATTCAGTCTTCATGGAGTACATACTCCCACTCATCCAACGAGGTGTAGCTAAAGATGTGGAGAAAGCCTTGCTCTTCTCCCTTGCCACCAGTTGCTGCTCACTATTGCCTTCCCATCAAGAACATATGAGCCAACAATTACTTGTTTGTAGCTATTAA
- the LOC117911850 gene encoding auxin-responsive protein SAUR68-like, with translation MINPKKLIKMARKWQKIAAMRRKRISLPRIDEVLNADCCGTSAVAEKGHFIVYSSDKRRFVIPLVYLNNEIFRELLQMSEEEFGIQSEGPIILPCDSVFMDYVISFIQRSVAKDLERALIMSIAFSSCSASSHILQGHNNEQMLLCAF, from the coding sequence atgatcaatcccaagaaacTCATCAAGATGGCAAGGAAGTGGCAGAAGATAGCTGCCATGAGGAGGAAGAGAATCTCTCTACCAAGAATAGATGAGGTTTTGAATGCTGACTGTTGTGGTACATCAGCAGTGGCAGAGAAGGGCCATTTTATTGTTTACAGTTCTGATAAGAGACGCTTTGTGATTCCGTTGGTGTATCTCAACAATGAAATCTTCAGAGAGCTTTTGCAAATGTCTGAGGAGGAGTTTGGAATACAAAGTGAAGGCCCCATCATATTGCCATGTGATTCAGTCTTCATGGACTATGTAATCTCATTCATCCAACGGAGTGTAGCAAAAGACTTAGAGAGAGCTTTGATTATGTCTATAGCTTTCAGTAGCTGTTCTGCTTCTTCACACATCCTTCAAGGACACAACAATGAACAAATGCTCCTATGTGCTTTCTGA
- the LOC117911591 gene encoding auxin-responsive protein SAUR67-like, which produces MISPKKLIRMARKWQKMAALGRKRISLQRINEGVDEESCSISSVAEKGHFVVYSSDRRRFVIPLTYLDSEIMRELFQMSEEEFGIQSTGPIILPCDSVFLDYVISFIQRGVAKELERALIMSIAPSNCSSSSYFHQEQTNEQLLLCAC; this is translated from the coding sequence ATGATCAGTCCCAAGAAGCTCATCAGAATGGCAAGGAAGTGGCAGAAGATGGCTGCCCTTGGAAGGAAAAGGATCTCATTACAAAGAATCAACGAGGGTGTGGATGAAGAAAGCTGCAGCATATCATCAGTGGCTGAAAAAGGCCATTTTGTTGTTTACAGCTCTGACAGAAGACGCTTTGTGATTCCCTTGACGTATCTTGACAGTGAAATCATGAGAGAGCTTTTCCAAATGTCTGAGGAGGAGTTTGGGATACAAAGTACAGGCCCCATCATACTGCCATGTGATTCAGTCTTTTTGGACTATGTGATCTCATTCATCCAACGCGGTGTTGCTAAAGAGTTGGAGAGGGCTTTGATCATGTCCATAGCTCCCAGTAACTGCTCATCCTCTTCATACTTCCACCAAGAACAGACCAATGAGCAATTACTCTTATGTGCCTGCTGA
- the LOC117911618 gene encoding auxin-responsive protein SAUR67-like translates to MINPKKLIKMARKWQKIAAMKRKRITLPRTDEVLDADGCSTSSVADKGHFVVYSSDKRRFMIPLVYLNKEILRELLQMSEEEFGIQSEGPIILPCDSVFMDYVISFIQRSVAKDLERALIMSIASSSCSASSHILQGHNNEQMLLCAF, encoded by the coding sequence atgatcaatcccaagaaacTCATCAAGATGGCAAGGAAGTGGCAGAAGATAGCTGCCATGAAGAGGAAGAGAATCACTCTACCAAGAACAGATGAGGTTTTGGATGCTGATGGTTGTAGTACATCCTCAGTGGCAGATAAAGGCCATTTTGTTGTTTACAGTTCTGATAAGAGACGCTTCATGATTCCGTTGGTGTATCTCAACAAGGAAATCTTGAGAGAGCTTTTGCAAATGTCTGAGGAGGAGTTTGGAATACAAAGTGAAGGCCCCATCATATTGCCATGTGATTCAGTCTTCATGGACTATGTAATCTCATTCATCCAACGCAGTGTAGCAAAAGATTTGGAGAGAGCTTTGATTATGTCTATAGCTTCCAGTAGCTGTTCTGCTTCTTCACACATCCTTCAAGGACATAACAATGAACAAATGCTCTTATGTGCTTTCTGA
- the LOC117911592 gene encoding auxin-responsive protein SAUR67-like has product MARKWQKMAAFGRKRISLQRINEGVDEESCSTSSVADKGHFVVYSSDRRRFVIPLAYLDSEIMRELFQMSEEEFGIQSTGPIILPCDSVFLDYVISFIQRGVAKELERALIMSIAPSNCSSSSYFHQEQTNEQLLLCAC; this is encoded by the coding sequence ATGGCAAGGAAGTGGCAGAAGATGGCTGCCTTTGGAAGGAAAAGGATCTCATTACAAAGAATCAATGAGGGTGTGGATGAAGAAAGCTGCAGCACATCATCAGTGGCTGATAAAGGCCATTTTGTTGTTTACAGCTCTGACAGAAGACGCTTTGTGATTCCCTTGGCGTATCTTGACAGTGAAATCATGAGAGAGCTTTTCCAAATGTCTGAGGAGGAGTTTGGGATACAAAGTACAGGCCCCATCATACTGCCATGTGATTCAGTCTTTTTGGACTATGTGATCTCATTCATCCAACGCGGTGTTGCTAAAGAGTTGGAGAGGGCTTTGATCATGTCCATAGCTCCCAGTAACTGCTCATCCTCTTCATACTTCCACCAAGAACAGACCAATGAGCAATTACTCTTATGTGCCTGCTGA
- the LOC117911593 gene encoding auxin-responsive protein SAUR67-like, whose product MISPKKLNKMARKWQRIAALGRKRISSSRTNNNEDEKSCITSVENEGHFVVYTADQRRFMIPLVFLSNNIFRELFRMSEEEFGLPSNGPITLPYDSVFMEYIIPLIQRGMAKDIEKALLFSIATSHCSLSSSHQGQMGHQLLFCGY is encoded by the coding sequence ATGATAAGCCCCAAGAAGCTCAACAAAATGGCAAGGAAGTGGCAGAGGATAGCAGCCCTTGGAAGGAAAAGAATTTCTTCATCAAGAACAAATAACAATGAGGATGAAAAAAGTTGCATTACATCAGTGGAAAATGAAGGCCATTTTGTTGTGTACACTGCTGATCAGAGGCGCTTTATGATTCCCTTGGTGTTTCTCAGCAATAACATCTTCAGAGAGCTCTTCAGGATGTCTGAGGAGGAGTTTGGACTGCCTAGCAATGGGCCCATAACATTGCCTTATGATTCAGTCTTCATGGAGTACATAATCCCACTCATCCAACGAGGCATGGCTAAAGACATTGAGAAAGCTTTGCTATTTTCAATTGCAACCAGTCACTGCTCACTGTCGTCTTCCCATCAAGGACAAATGGGCCATCAGTTACTTTTTTGTGGCTACTGA
- the LOC117911619 gene encoding auxin-responsive protein SAUR68-like: MVNPKKLIKMAREWQKVAAIRRKRISLPRTHQDLDAGYCSTSSVADKGHFVVYTADQRRFMIPIVYLNSEIFRELFEMSEEEFGLPIDGPITLPCDSFFMEYIIFLVQRGVAKDLEKALLTSVAYTQSSSSFFSHQEQMNSRLLVCSY; encoded by the coding sequence ATGGTCAATCCCAAGAAACTCATCAAGATGGCAAGGGAGTGGCAGAAGGTAGCTGCCATCAGGAGGAAGAGAATTTCTCTTCCAAGAACCCATCAGGATTTGGATGCTGGCTATTGTAGTACATCGTCAGTTGCTGATAAGGGCCATTTTGTTGTCTACACAGCTGACCAACGACGATTCATGATTCCGATAGTTTATCTCAACAGCGAGATCTTCAGAGAACTCTTTGAGATGTCTGAAGAGGAGTTTGGGCTGCCAATTGACGGACCTATCACACTTCCTTGTGACTCATTCTTCATGGAGTACATCATCTTTTTGGTCCAGAGAGGTGTAGCTAAAGATCTGGAGAAAGCTTTGCTTACATCAGTTGCTTACACTCAGTCctcatcttctttcttttcccacCAAGAACAGATGAACTCGAGATTACTTGTTTGTAGTTACTGA
- the LOC117911594 gene encoding auxin-responsive protein SAUR61-like has product MARKWQKVAASWGKRISVPRIDQGLNADCCSTSSVADKGHFVVYTADRKRFMIPLAYLNTQIFRDLFKMSEEEFGLPSDGPITLFCDSFFMEYIIFLMQRSVAKDLEKALLMSFANTRSSPSFFSHQEQMKPRFLVCSY; this is encoded by the coding sequence ATGGCAAGGAAGTGGCAGAAGGTAGCTGCCAGCTGGGGGAAGAGGATTTCTGTTCCAAGAATCGATCAGGGTCTGAATGCTGACTGTTGTAGTACATCATCAGTGGCTGACAAGGGCCATTTTGTAGTCTACACAGCTGACCGGAAACGCTTTATGATTCCACTAGCCTATCTCAACACACAGATCTTCAGAGACCTCTTCAAGATGTCAGAAGAGGAGTTTGGACTGCCTAGTGATGGACCTATCACATTGTTTTGTGATTCATTCTTCATGGAGTACATTATTTTCTTGATGCAGAGAAGTGTAGCTAAAGATTTAGAGAAAGCTTTGCTTATGTCATTTGCTAACACTAGGTCCtctccttctttcttttcccaCCAAGAACAGATGAAACCGAGATTCCTTGTTTGCAGTTACTGA